The following proteins are encoded in a genomic region of Ailuropoda melanoleuca isolate Jingjing chromosome 10, ASM200744v2, whole genome shotgun sequence:
- the TSPYL1 gene encoding testis-specific Y-encoded-like protein 1 yields the protein MFSDNDNRQCSAVTATITPAYMLEAVSRGTAGRVLTAFSFRVRNTFINCTVGQAATDVSDLAGAERSPFPRTRSLTTPDHAPGDPDPRKCLKLREETEASQVMAEPGAGSLNTVALPPPQLPEERGALCAPAGCGHPAQIGGGGDRGFVATEVGQADAPPLTEGLEAVSVSVATDNSLKNGCQSGEPRGPEGEKPERSGSEVLAEVKAKAVETEKSTIFSVAVDEEVVEKEGVKEEEEEVVEQKMEIEKQVGEEIEMMEENREVEEAKEEEGPRPLNIDLRMNPLEAIQLELDTVNAQADRAFQQLEHKFGRMRRHYLERRNYIIQNIPGFWVTAFRNHPQLSPMIRGQDAEMLRYITNLEVKELRHPRTGCKFKFFFRRNPYFRNKLIVKEYEVRASGRVVSLSTPIIWRRGYEPQSFIRRSQDVVCNFFTWFSDHSLPESDKIAEIIKEDLWPNPLQYYLLREGVRRARRRPIREPVEIPRPFGFQSG from the exons ATGTTTTCAGACAACGACAACAGGCAGTGTAGTGCTGTGACCGCTACGATTACCCCAGCTTACATGCTGGAGGCAGTTTCCAGAGGCACCGCAGGGAGGGTGCTCACTGCCTTCAGTTTCCGAGTCCGAAATACATTTATTAAC TGTACCGTTGGTCAGGCTGCTACTGACGTGAGCGACCTGGCTGGGGCTGAGAGGTCTCCTTTCCCCCGAACCCGCAGCCTCACGACTCCCGACCATGCCCCAGGAGACCCGGACCCACGCAAGTGCTTGAAGCTCCGTGAGGAAACCGAGGCGTCACAGGTGATGGCGGAGCCGGGTGCGGGAAGCTTGAACACGGTCGCGCTGCCACCGCCTCAGCTTCCAGAGGAGCGGGGAGCCTTGTGCGCCCCCGCGGGCTGTGGCCACCCAGCCCAGATTGGAGGCGGTGGGGATCGCGGTTTCGTAGCGACCGAAGTGGGGCAGGCGGACGCTCCGCCTCTTACGGAAGGCCTGGAAGCTGTGTCGGTGTCCGTGGCAACGGACAACAGCCTGAAAAATGGCTGTCAGAGTGGAGAGCCGCGCggcccagagggagagaagccagagaggTCGGGGTCTGAGGTATTGGCAGAGGTGAAGGCCAAGGCagtggagactgagaagtccacCATTTTCTCGGTAGCAGTGGATGAGGAGGTGgtagagaaggaaggagtgaaggaggaggaggaagaggtagTGGAGCAGAAGATGGAGATAGAGAAGCAAGTaggtgaagaaatagaaatgatggAGGAAAATAGAGAGGTAGAGGAGGCGAAGGAAGAAGAAGGGCCCCGACCCTTGAATATAGATCTCCGCATGAACCCCCTGGAAGCCATCCAGTTGGAACTGGACACTGTGAATGCTCAGGCTGACAGGGCCTTTCAGCAACTGGAGCATAAATTTGGGCGGATGCGTCGTCACTACCTGGAGAGGAGAAACTACATCATTCAGAATATTCCGGGCTTCTGGGTCACCGCCTTTCGGAACCACCCCCAGTTGTCCCCCATGATTAGGGGCCAAGATGCAGAGATGTTAAGATACATAACCAATTTGGAGGTAAAGGAGCTCAGACACCCTAGAACGGGCTGCAAATTCAAGTTCTTCTTTCGAAGAAACCCCTACTTCAGAAACAAGCTTATTGTCAAAGAATATGAGGTCAGAGCCTCAGGCCGAGTGGTTTCTCTTTCCACCCCAATCATATGGCGCCGGGGCTATGAACCCCAGTCCTTCATTCGCAGGAGCCAAGATGTCGTCTGCAATTTCTTCACCTGGTTTTCAGACCATAGTCTTCCAGAGTCTGACAAGATTGCCGAAATTATCAAAGAGGATTTGTGGCCAAATCCACTGCAGTATTA